GGTCTGGCGCGTGACGAACTTCGGCACGAACGCCAACAACGTGGCGATCGCTGGCGACCTGGCCGACCCCGACAGCGATGGGGTGACGAATTTGCTCGAGTACGCGCTCGGTCTAAACCCGAACGCTGCCAATCTGAGCGGCCTGCCCGCGGTCGGCCAAACCAACGGCTTTCTCACGTTGACCTATATGCGCGTCAACAGCGCGACCGACATCAGCTATCTGCCCGAAGTCAGCGGCGACCTTGTCAATTGGAATGGCGGACCGTCTTTCGTCAGCCAATCGGTGCTGGCTAGCAATTCCGTTTTCCAAACCATCCAGGCCCGTGACCTCGTGCCATCGGGTACGGCAACCCGCCGTTTCATTCGGTTACATATCACCCATCCATAGGGTAGCAGATCTCGCGCTTGCCCAAAGGAAGCTGTGTGGTAGCATGCCCAACCGATGAGCCACCCCGTGATGAGACAGCGCCGCCCATTCAAGAAAATCGCTGTCACGACGCTGATGATCGGTTGGATGATCTTCCTGGTACTGGTGTTTGGCTGCAATATCTGGATCATCGCGTCGACGAAATCGCAGGTGTTTTACGACGTCAGTTCTGTTCCGGTTAACGATGTCGGGTTGGTGTTGGGGACGGGGAAGCTAATCGAGAAGGGCCGGGTGAACCAGCATTTTGTGCGGCGCATTGACGCTGCCGCGGCGCTCTATCGCGAGGGCAAAGTGAAGCGGCTGATCCTCAGCGGTGACAAGGGGTATGACGAACCGATGGAGATGAAGCGGGCGTTGCTGCAACGGGGCGTCCCCGAGTCGGCCCTGGTTCTCGACAACTACGGATCGCGCACGCTCGATTCGGTGGTGCGAGCGCGCGACGTGTTTAAGTGCGTCAGGCTCACGATCATTTCCGAGCGCTTCCACGATTTTCGCGCGTTGTTTCTCAGTCGCTACTTCGGAATCGACGCGGTGGCGTATGCGCCGGGCGATTTATCGGCGCGCTGGATGGTCCGTCCGACGGCGCGCGAGTACCTGGCCCGGGTCAAGGCAGTGCTGG
This portion of the Verrucomicrobiia bacterium genome encodes:
- a CDS encoding ElyC/SanA/YdcF family protein, which gives rise to MRQRRPFKKIAVTTLMIGWMIFLVLVFGCNIWIIASTKSQVFYDVSSVPVNDVGLVLGTGKLIEKGRVNQHFVRRIDAAAALYREGKVKRLILSGDKGYDEPMEMKRALLQRGVPESALVLDNYGSRTLDSVVRARDVFKCVRLTIISERFHDFRALFLSRYFGIDAVAYAPGDLSARWMVRPTAREYLARVKAVLDLYVLNTKPAVAAS